In Arachis hypogaea cultivar Tifrunner chromosome 17, arahy.Tifrunner.gnm2.J5K5, whole genome shotgun sequence, a single window of DNA contains:
- the LOC112765097 gene encoding histone chaperone ASF1B-like, translating into MSAVNITNVTVLDNPASFLTPFQFEIYECLTPLKDDLEWKLIYVVSAEDETYDQLLESVLVGPVNIGNYRFVLQADPPDPSKIREEDIIGVTVLLLTCSYLGQEFIRVGYYVNNDYDDEQLREEPPPKVLVDRV; encoded by the exons ATGAGCGCCGTGAACATCACCAACGTGACGGTGCTAGATAACCCTGCTTCCTTTCTCACCCCGTTTCAGTTCGAGATCTACGAGTGTTTGACTCCTCTCAAAGATG ATTTGGAATGGAAGCTCATTTATGTTGTATCTGCTGAGGATGAGACCTATGACCAATTATTAGAGAGTGTCCTTGTTGGTCCGGTCAACATTGGAAACTATCGCTTTGTTTTACAG GCAGATCCACCGGACCCATCAAAGATTCGCGAAGAAGATATAATTGGTGTCACTGTGCTGCTTCTAACATGCTCTTATCTGGGTCAGGAATTCATTCGTGTTGGCTATTATGTGAACAATGATTATGATGATGAGCAGCTGAGGGAGGAACCTCCACCAAAGGTCTTAGTTGACAGGGTTTAG